The following coding sequences lie in one Epinephelus moara isolate mb chromosome 17, YSFRI_EMoa_1.0, whole genome shotgun sequence genomic window:
- the LOC126403745 gene encoding arfaptin-1-like yields the protein MMEVAEQRGGVTEKEETPPREANSNCNHTDNSVASCPAEATPEVAMETEQSKDVPVTPQKPGPVVVQANNKNPATEKLEKVRKWSITTYKCTRQALSEKLGRGSRTVDLDLEPRLELLKDDRLRYENVTKLAQTLANQLAQFTVTQKTLGDAFTELSLKTPTLHVEFGVNAEAQRFLSKSGETLTAAINGFTSDMNTLVNKTIEDTMISAKQYEAARIEYDAYRVDLEELNLGPRDAVTLPKLELAQKDFQNQRERYERIRDALSVKVKLLQENKVKVLHNQLWLLHSAVAAHSLSCQSFLEQNIQQATEHLNNPSVDAPSWLES from the exons gAGGCAAACAGTAACTGCAACCACACTGACAACAGTGTCGCTTCCTGTCCAGCCGAGGCCACGCCAGAGGTTGCCATGGAAACGGAACAGAGCAAAG atgtcCCAGTGACACCACAGAAACCAGGACCTGTGGTTGTCCAAGCCAACAACAAAAACCCGGCCACTGAAAAGCTGGAGAAAGTCCGCAAGTGGAGCATCACCACCTACAAG TGCACCAGGCAGGCTCTGTCAGAAAAGCTTGGCCGTGGATCTCGTACAgtggacctggacctggagcCTCGCCTTGAGCTGCTCAAAGACGACCGACTGCGCTACGAAAACGTCACCAAGCTGGCTCAGACGCTGGCCAATCAGCTCGCTCAGTTTACAGTTACCCAGAAGACACTGGGGGACGCCTTCACTGAGCTCAGCCTCAAAACACCAACACTGCAT gtggagtttggtgtgaacgcagaGGCTCAGAGGTTTCTGTCAAAGAGCGGCGAGACTCTGACGGCGGCCATTAACGGCTTCACATCTGACATGAACACCCTGGTCAACAAAACGATCGAGGACACCATGATCAGCGCCAAACAGTACGAGGCCGCCAG GATCGAGTATGATGCGTACCGGGTCGACCTGGAGGAGCTGAACCTGGGACCTCGGGACGCCGTCACTCTGCCCAAACTGGAGCTGGCCCAGAAAGACTTCCAGAACCAGAGGGAGAGGTACGAGAGGATCAGGGACGCCCTGTCCGTCAAAGTTAAGCTGCTGCAGGAAAACAAG GTTAAAGTCCTCCATAACCAGCTGTGGCTGCTTCACAGCGCCGTCGCTGCTCACAGTTTATCGTGTCAGAGCTTCCTGGAGCAAAACATCCAGCAGGCCACCGAACACCTCAACAACCCCAGCGTGGACGCCCCCTCCTGGCTGGAGAGTTGA